A stretch of the Bacillus sp. B-jedd genome encodes the following:
- a CDS encoding Uma2 family endonuclease encodes MLEGSECEVFAAPTDIELNNEDRNETHIVIPDLSVICDKNGFTETKYVGVPNLIIEIISPSNQSHDLVYKLNLYEKFGVNEYWIVNPIINHIQVFLLEEGKYIQKDAAKDTGTVKSSRFKKFKVDAGRLFSLIANLWDSFYHDCWREKGNSDNLPQIFPGKHKIKAWQCLITVRKKANLAKGGYSTFTRFACLFCRYFSWFRCVCCF; translated from the coding sequence GTGCTAGAAGGAAGTGAATGCGAAGTATTTGCTGCTCCGACTGATATTGAACTTAACAATGAAGATAGAAATGAAACACATATTGTCATTCCTGATCTTTCAGTCATTTGCGATAAAAACGGGTTCACCGAAACAAAGTATGTTGGTGTTCCGAATCTGATAATTGAAATCATCAGCCCTTCTAACCAGTCCCACGACCTTGTCTATAAATTGAACCTATATGAGAAATTCGGTGTGAATGAGTATTGGATCGTCAACCCGATCATTAACCACATTCAGGTCTTCTTATTGGAAGAGGGGAAGTACATCCAGAAGGATGCTGCTAAAGATACGGGAACGGTAAAATCGAGTCGTTTTAAGAAGTTTAAGGTCGATGCTGGGAGGCTTTTCTCCTTAATAGCAAATCTTTGGGATTCATTCTATCATGATTGCTGGCGTGAAAAAGGGAATTCCGACAATCTTCCACAAATATTTCCCGGGAAACATAAAATTAAAGCTTGGCAATGTCTAATTACTGTAAGGAAAAAAGCGAATCTAGCGAAGGGTGGTTATTCAACCTTCACTCGATTCGCTTGTTTATTTTGTAGGTACTTTTCCTGGTTTAGGTGCGTGTGCTGCTTCTAG
- a CDS encoding chromate transporter: MIYLQIFWAFFLPGILGYGGGPSSIPLIQAEVVDHYGWMTNSEFSEVLAMGNALPGPIATKMAGYIGYEIAGTLGAAVGVFASVAPSLALMIGLVGLIMRHRESPKVKRMTAIVRPVIAALLGVMAFEFFTESYQGAGLLHTVILAAASLLLMEKMNVHPAYVIGGSLIYGAIFLG; the protein is encoded by the coding sequence ATGATTTACTTACAGATTTTCTGGGCCTTTTTCCTCCCCGGCATCCTTGGCTACGGCGGCGGGCCTTCATCGATTCCGCTCATTCAGGCCGAAGTCGTCGACCATTACGGCTGGATGACGAACAGCGAGTTTTCCGAAGTCCTCGCCATGGGAAACGCGCTACCCGGCCCGATCGCAACGAAAATGGCTGGCTACATTGGCTATGAAATCGCCGGAACATTAGGCGCGGCAGTCGGCGTTTTCGCAAGCGTCGCTCCGTCACTCGCACTCATGATAGGGCTGGTCGGCCTTATCATGAGACATAGGGAATCGCCAAAGGTTAAAAGGATGACCGCCATCGTCCGGCCCGTCATCGCCGCCCTTCTCGGTGTCATGGCCTTCGAATTTTTCACGGAGTCATACCAGGGAGCCGGCCTATTGCACACGGTCATTCTCGCTGCCGCAAGCCTCCTCCTTATGGAAAAAATGAACGTCCATCCGGCTTACGTCATCGGAGGCAGCCTTATATACGGAGCGATATTCCTCGGATAA
- a CDS encoding chromate transporter, with amino-acid sequence MKQKDIFLAFFRVGMLGYGGGPSAIPLVQKEVVSRYKWMDSEEFGDILALANALPGPIATKLAGYIGYRVGGLTGMLNAIAASVLPTIFLMILLLTSLNAFKDKPWVRGAASAVVPVVAVMLLTMTWEFFRKSMDSSLGKVWTIIILIGSFILLEALGVHPAIIIFALLLGALLKKDRKEGGTA; translated from the coding sequence ATGAAACAAAAAGATATATTCCTGGCCTTTTTTCGGGTCGGCATGCTTGGGTACGGTGGGGGTCCTTCAGCGATTCCCCTCGTCCAAAAAGAAGTCGTTTCACGATACAAATGGATGGACAGCGAAGAATTCGGCGATATCCTCGCGCTTGCAAACGCGCTTCCGGGGCCGATTGCGACAAAGCTCGCCGGCTATATCGGCTACAGGGTCGGCGGGTTGACCGGGATGCTGAACGCGATCGCCGCTTCGGTGCTACCGACAATTTTCCTGATGATTCTGCTCCTCACCAGCCTGAATGCATTCAAGGACAAACCATGGGTGCGTGGAGCTGCTAGCGCGGTCGTACCGGTAGTTGCGGTCATGCTTCTGACAATGACGTGGGAGTTCTTTAGAAAATCCATGGATTCGAGTCTCGGAAAAGTCTGGACGATCATCATTCTAATCGGCAGCTTTATCCTTCTTGAAGCGCTCGGAGTCCATCCGGCCATTATCATTTTCGCACTCCTCCTTGGGGCCCTTTTGAAAAAGGATCGAAAGGAGGGAGGCACTGCATGA
- a CDS encoding DUF1028 domain-containing protein translates to MTFSIVGFDPVEKEWGIAVESKFLGVGAVVPWAKAGVGAVATQSYANTTYGPKALELMAAGKTAEETLKIILEEDREREMRQVGLIDAQGNAATFTGSQCYSWAGGLTGPYFAAQGNILVDENTVKAMAETFTAAKGKLAERLLAALDAGQEAGGDSRGQQSAAIYVVKERGGYGNFNDRYIDLRVDDHPQPIKELIRIYELQQLYFAPSKQERVVPVAGKVETELVEHLGRLGYFKANFAGKEETLKALTAYLHTENFEMREQEKGFVDLDVLDYMKTQQPRNEAR, encoded by the coding sequence ATGACATTTTCCATTGTCGGATTTGATCCTGTCGAAAAAGAGTGGGGAATCGCGGTTGAATCGAAGTTTCTCGGAGTCGGCGCAGTTGTACCATGGGCAAAAGCTGGAGTGGGAGCCGTGGCGACGCAGTCTTATGCCAATACAACCTATGGCCCGAAAGCGCTTGAACTAATGGCAGCCGGAAAAACGGCAGAGGAAACGCTCAAAATCATCCTTGAAGAGGATAGGGAACGGGAAATGCGCCAGGTCGGCCTGATTGATGCCCAAGGAAACGCAGCCACCTTCACCGGTTCACAGTGCTATAGCTGGGCAGGCGGTTTGACTGGTCCTTATTTTGCCGCCCAGGGGAATATTCTCGTCGATGAGAACACTGTCAAGGCGATGGCAGAGACCTTTACAGCTGCCAAAGGAAAACTCGCGGAACGCCTGTTGGCCGCGCTTGATGCGGGACAGGAAGCGGGTGGGGATTCGCGCGGACAGCAATCTGCGGCCATTTATGTTGTTAAGGAACGCGGAGGCTACGGAAACTTCAATGACCGCTATATTGATCTGCGGGTCGATGATCATCCACAGCCTATCAAGGAACTGATTCGTATCTACGAGCTTCAGCAGCTTTATTTCGCGCCGTCAAAGCAGGAAAGGGTTGTGCCGGTAGCAGGCAAAGTGGAGACGGAACTCGTCGAGCATCTCGGTCGCCTCGGCTATTTCAAGGCCAATTTTGCAGGAAAGGAAGAGACCTTAAAGGCCCTCACAGCCTACCTGCACACCGAAAACTTTGAAATGCGCGAGCAGGAGAAAGGATTCGTCGACCTCGATGTCCTCGATTACATGAAGACCCAGCAGCCTAGGAATGAAGCAAGATAG
- a CDS encoding gluconokinase, with translation MYVIGLDIGTTSTKASIFAKTGRFIASAAVGYPIIHPQPDWAEQDPDAIYSAVLESVRSAIISAKIDAGELLGIGISSAMHSIMAVDENGKPLTNSIIWADNRSWKYAEELKAQPLGTEIYLKTGTPIHPMSPLSKLLWMKNEQPELFSKTHKWISIKEYITWKWFGEYFVDYSIASATGLFNLRYLDWDEQVLELLGLHRDKFSKPVPTTAINRNMDGDAATAMGIPADLPVVAGASDGVLANLGAGAISEGEYSVTIGTSGAIRTVVSGPTLDPLGRTFCYYLADRKWVIGGPVNNGGIALRWFKDQFCLQEDSSAAEPTFDLMIEEASRVPAGAGGLLFLPYLSGERAPLWNANTRGAFFGISLTHRREHFIRAVLEGVIYAVYSVGVILEEIAGPGKELHVSGGFARSEVWRQILADIFGKTVEVPESHESSGFGAAVMALHALGHIGSLEEVKQMINIQLRQTPFQENKEIYRTMHNVYQNLTRDMLGHFNTLSEIQRKGFKWIRA, from the coding sequence ATGTACGTCATTGGACTTGATATAGGAACAACAAGCACGAAAGCATCCATTTTTGCAAAAACAGGCCGCTTTATTGCCTCGGCGGCAGTCGGATACCCTATTATACATCCGCAGCCGGACTGGGCAGAGCAGGATCCCGATGCCATATATTCGGCTGTCCTTGAATCTGTCCGATCCGCGATCATTTCGGCAAAAATCGATGCAGGGGAGCTGCTGGGGATCGGCATTTCTTCGGCCATGCATAGTATCATGGCCGTTGACGAGAACGGTAAACCGCTGACCAACAGCATCATCTGGGCTGACAACCGCAGCTGGAAATACGCAGAGGAACTTAAAGCGCAGCCGCTTGGCACTGAAATTTATTTAAAGACGGGAACGCCGATCCATCCGATGTCCCCTTTGTCCAAGCTGCTTTGGATGAAAAACGAACAACCCGAGCTTTTTTCAAAAACACATAAATGGATTTCAATAAAAGAATATATCACATGGAAATGGTTCGGGGAATACTTCGTCGATTATTCCATCGCATCGGCAACCGGCCTTTTCAATTTGCGGTACCTTGACTGGGATGAGCAAGTTCTCGAACTGCTTGGTTTACATCGAGATAAGTTTTCCAAACCAGTACCCACTACCGCCATTAACCGTAACATGGACGGGGACGCTGCCACCGCGATGGGCATCCCTGCTGATTTGCCAGTTGTCGCCGGCGCAAGCGACGGTGTCCTTGCCAATCTTGGCGCCGGGGCGATTAGCGAAGGGGAATACTCGGTCACGATTGGAACAAGCGGCGCCATTCGGACAGTTGTATCGGGACCGACCCTTGACCCGCTCGGCCGGACGTTTTGCTATTATCTTGCTGACCGGAAGTGGGTCATCGGCGGGCCGGTCAATAACGGTGGAATCGCGCTCAGATGGTTCAAGGACCAATTTTGCCTGCAGGAGGATAGTTCCGCGGCTGAACCCACGTTTGATTTGATGATTGAAGAAGCTTCGAGGGTGCCTGCGGGGGCTGGCGGCCTCCTTTTCCTCCCCTACCTTTCAGGCGAGCGGGCGCCGCTTTGGAACGCCAATACAAGGGGTGCGTTTTTCGGGATTTCTCTCACCCACCGCCGCGAGCATTTCATCCGCGCTGTGCTTGAGGGTGTCATTTACGCCGTCTATAGTGTGGGAGTCATCCTCGAGGAAATCGCCGGTCCGGGGAAGGAGCTCCATGTTTCAGGAGGCTTCGCCCGGTCAGAGGTTTGGCGGCAAATTCTTGCTGATATTTTTGGCAAAACCGTTGAGGTTCCCGAAAGCCACGAAAGCTCCGGGTTCGGCGCCGCCGTGATGGCCCTGCATGCACTTGGGCACATCGGCTCGCTTGAGGAAGTGAAACAAATGATCAACATCCAGCTACGCCAGACGCCCTTTCAGGAGAATAAAGAAATTTACCGGACGATGCATAATGTCTATCAAAACCTTACCCGGGATATGCTCGGCCATTTCAATACGCTTTCCGAGATTCAACGGAAGGGATTCAAATGGATTAGAGCGTAA
- the hpf gene encoding ribosome hibernation-promoting factor, HPF/YfiA family encodes MNYNIRGENIEVTPAIREYVEKKISKLERYFTETPESNVNVNLKVFQDKTSKVEVTIPMPHLVLRAEESHEDMYAAIDLITDKLERQIRKHKTKVNRKFREKGEFAAMFATLSQSETNEFDDEELEVVRTKRFELKPMDSEEAILQMNMLGHNFYVFTNAETNQTNVVYKRHDGRYGLIEAH; translated from the coding sequence ATGAATTACAACATTCGTGGTGAAAACATTGAAGTAACTCCAGCAATTCGTGAGTATGTGGAAAAGAAGATTTCCAAATTGGAAAGGTACTTTACCGAAACCCCAGAATCCAATGTAAACGTCAATCTAAAAGTGTTTCAGGATAAGACATCAAAGGTGGAAGTGACGATTCCAATGCCGCACCTCGTGCTTCGCGCCGAGGAAAGCCACGAGGATATGTACGCCGCCATCGACCTGATTACTGATAAATTGGAACGTCAAATCCGCAAGCACAAAACAAAAGTAAACCGTAAATTCCGTGAAAAAGGCGAATTTGCGGCAATGTTTGCGACTCTGAGCCAATCCGAAACGAACGAATTTGATGACGAGGAACTCGAAGTGGTCCGTACCAAACGCTTTGAATTGAAGCCAATGGATAGCGAGGAAGCGATCCTCCAGATGAACATGCTCGGCCACAACTTCTACGTCTTTACAAACGCTGAAACTAACCAAACTAATGTCGTCTACAAGCGCCACGATGGCCGCTATGGACTCATCGAAGCCCATTAA
- a CDS encoding ComF family protein, whose product MLFESQLCLLCGGEAEEEESWANLFSQAKDYVCCQVCIGRLDPLCGEVCNICGRPFTDHEQKFRVGDHCGDCHHWEQDEVWGGLISRNVSLYSYNEFLKEVIARFKYRGDYVLAKAFGDEVRAAIRKLKPDIIVPIPLSPERLYERGFNQAEALLDHAGLKGSALLSRVHGEKQSKKSRSERIHVTQVFSLDDASGLEGKRILLFDDIYTTGSTLRHAAKLLKVAGAVEILSFTLARG is encoded by the coding sequence ATGCTTTTTGAATCCCAGCTTTGCCTGCTGTGCGGCGGTGAAGCGGAGGAGGAAGAATCATGGGCGAATCTGTTTTCACAGGCAAAGGATTATGTCTGCTGCCAGGTTTGTATTGGGCGGCTTGACCCCCTTTGCGGGGAGGTTTGTAATATTTGCGGGCGCCCATTCACCGACCATGAACAGAAGTTCCGGGTTGGCGATCATTGCGGGGACTGCCATCACTGGGAGCAGGACGAGGTTTGGGGTGGGCTCATTTCAAGGAATGTATCGCTCTATTCATACAATGAATTTTTGAAAGAGGTTATTGCCCGCTTTAAATATCGGGGCGACTATGTGCTGGCAAAAGCGTTCGGGGATGAGGTGCGCGCTGCCATCAGGAAGCTGAAGCCCGACATCATCGTCCCGATTCCGCTTAGTCCTGAGCGTCTTTATGAACGGGGATTTAACCAGGCGGAGGCGCTCCTTGATCATGCAGGCTTGAAAGGGAGTGCGCTGCTAAGCCGCGTTCATGGGGAAAAGCAGTCGAAGAAATCGAGGAGCGAACGTATCCATGTCACGCAGGTATTCAGCCTTGACGATGCAAGCGGGCTGGAGGGTAAGCGGATTTTGCTCTTTGACGATATTTATACAACAGGCTCCACCCTCAGGCATGCTGCGAAACTGCTGAAAGTAGCCGGTGCCGTTGAAATTCTTTCGTTTACGCTCGCGCGGGGATGA
- a CDS encoding DEAD/DEAH box helicase: protein MRFKLSDAGLVPFQALPPNPYPPGTKRISQLETIPHWPLNSDFQPNPELQSMLAGKHLLLEDLPLSMKEIHLHYQNGCITYNKGIEAEGNKAVCKRCGNRNPQLFGSFQCARCGEPCKYCRKCIMMGRVSECAPLIGWSGQSPVYEIPERVLEWEGTLSEGQQNASSLAVEAVRQNTSLLVWAVCGAGKTEVLFKAIETAIASGKRVCLATPRTDVVLELTPRMKAAFPGVKIASLYGGSEDRHTFGQLVIATTHQLLRFCQAFDTMILDEVDAFPYTMDESLQHAAERARKSVSSIIYLTATPSRKWQNECRAGKRAFVTIPARFHRHALPVPEFRWCGNWRKRLAKNQLPQECLRWIDERISARKQALVFFPHIESMLAALPLLHKIDPAIQSVHAEDPERKEKVMRMRNGEMPILLTTTILERGVTLANIDVAILGAEDRTFTESALVQIAGRAGRSAKHPTGTVTFFHYGKTIAMERAQKQIQTMNKEGRARGLLDG, encoded by the coding sequence ATGAGATTTAAACTTTCCGATGCAGGCCTCGTCCCCTTCCAAGCCCTCCCACCAAACCCATATCCGCCCGGAACAAAGCGTATCTCCCAACTTGAAACCATCCCTCATTGGCCCCTCAACTCAGACTTTCAACCAAATCCCGAACTGCAATCGATGCTTGCCGGCAAACATTTGCTTCTCGAAGACCTGCCTTTGTCGATGAAGGAAATCCACCTGCACTATCAAAACGGCTGCATCACCTACAACAAAGGAATCGAGGCGGAAGGCAATAAAGCGGTATGCAAGCGTTGCGGCAACCGGAATCCGCAATTGTTTGGCAGTTTCCAATGCGCTCGTTGCGGCGAGCCATGCAAGTATTGCCGGAAGTGCATTATGATGGGGCGGGTGAGCGAATGCGCGCCGCTCATCGGCTGGTCAGGGCAGTCGCCTGTTTACGAAATTCCCGAGAGAGTCCTTGAATGGGAGGGGACACTTTCTGAAGGACAACAGAATGCATCCAGTCTCGCGGTTGAAGCAGTCCGGCAAAATACGAGCCTCTTGGTTTGGGCGGTTTGCGGAGCAGGGAAGACAGAGGTGCTGTTCAAGGCGATTGAAACAGCGATCGCATCCGGGAAGCGGGTTTGCCTGGCTACGCCACGGACCGATGTGGTCCTCGAGCTCACTCCCCGCATGAAGGCCGCGTTTCCAGGAGTGAAAATCGCCTCGCTGTATGGAGGAAGCGAGGACCGCCATACTTTTGGCCAGCTAGTCATTGCGACAACCCATCAGCTGCTCCGGTTTTGCCAGGCATTTGACACAATGATTCTTGATGAAGTGGACGCTTTCCCGTACACAATGGACGAATCGCTCCAGCATGCCGCCGAGCGCGCGAGGAAGTCGGTTTCATCTATTATTTACCTCACCGCGACGCCAAGCCGGAAATGGCAGAACGAATGCCGGGCAGGCAAGCGGGCGTTTGTAACGATTCCGGCCAGGTTCCATCGGCATGCACTCCCTGTTCCCGAGTTTCGCTGGTGCGGCAATTGGCGGAAACGGCTGGCAAAAAATCAGCTGCCTCAAGAATGCCTGCGTTGGATCGACGAACGCATTTCTGCGCGTAAGCAGGCGCTCGTCTTTTTCCCTCACATCGAATCAATGCTGGCGGCCCTGCCGCTTTTGCATAAAATCGATCCTGCCATCCAATCCGTCCATGCGGAAGATCCCGAGCGGAAGGAAAAAGTCATGCGGATGCGCAACGGCGAGATGCCCATCTTACTCACCACCACGATCCTCGAGCGCGGCGTCACCCTCGCCAACATCGATGTTGCCATCCTCGGCGCCGAGGACCGGACCTTCACCGAAAGCGCCCTTGTTCAGATTGCCGGGCGCGCGGGCCGGAGCGCCAAACATCCGACTGGCACCGTCACTTTCTTTCACTATGGCAAAACGATAGCCATGGAGCGGGCGCAGAAGCAAATTCAAACGATGAACAAAGAAGGAAGAGCAAGGGGATTGCTGGATGGATGA
- a CDS encoding nuclease-related domain-containing protein, with product MKERKTPIRLLKGEALLRNISPKSPAKEEIQSDIARQRSGYWGEKQLDYQLTLLPDDEYVILNDLRLPFKTTFFQIDCLVLTRRVLYVIESKTIKGILFFDSKFDQLIRTQGEDEEAFEDPIAQAKNHIIQLKALLAPHFPEVPFDYLASIGSPKTLLKSDSSNIPRVCHSYNTVHKLTKLEKHYRKDILTMDQVMDIARLLLQLHTPWNGNILTNYSLTYKDYVLGIFCPICNRKLAYRQGKWECNSCNTTNKDAYIRKIFDYFLLREQQISNAAFRVLTGLPNGNASYQFLQKLNLPSKGTGKGKIYLAPCPMEDYEQFIKDLIDKKKKVTKG from the coding sequence ATGAAAGAACGAAAAACTCCAATTAGGCTTCTTAAAGGAGAGGCGCTTCTCAGAAATATTTCTCCCAAAAGTCCTGCCAAAGAAGAAATTCAAAGCGATATTGCCCGTCAGAGATCAGGCTACTGGGGAGAAAAGCAACTGGATTATCAACTCACACTCCTGCCGGATGATGAGTATGTCATCCTCAACGACCTGCGGCTTCCATTTAAAACTACCTTTTTCCAGATCGATTGCCTCGTCCTGACGAGAAGAGTTCTCTATGTCATCGAATCGAAGACAATAAAAGGAATCTTATTCTTTGATAGTAAATTTGATCAATTGATCCGTACCCAGGGCGAGGACGAAGAAGCGTTCGAGGATCCGATTGCCCAGGCAAAGAACCATATTATCCAATTAAAAGCCCTCCTAGCTCCTCATTTCCCGGAAGTTCCCTTCGATTATCTCGCATCCATCGGCAGCCCGAAAACCCTCCTGAAATCCGACTCTTCCAACATTCCCCGAGTTTGCCACTCCTATAATACTGTTCATAAACTTACCAAACTTGAAAAACATTATCGGAAAGATATTCTGACAATGGATCAGGTCATGGATATTGCCCGACTGCTTCTTCAGTTGCATACTCCGTGGAATGGTAATATCCTCACCAATTATAGCCTCACATATAAGGATTACGTTCTAGGGATTTTCTGTCCTATTTGTAATAGAAAATTGGCTTATAGGCAGGGGAAATGGGAATGCAATTCATGTAATACGACAAACAAAGACGCCTACATCCGGAAAATATTTGATTATTTTCTTCTTCGGGAGCAGCAAATCTCGAACGCGGCATTCCGCGTACTAACAGGCCTTCCGAACGGAAATGCATCCTATCAATTTTTGCAAAAATTGAACTTGCCTTCAAAAGGAACCGGCAAAGGGAAGATATATCTCGCACCTTGCCCAATGGAAGATTACGAGCAATTTATAAAAGATTTAATCGATAAAAAGAAGAAGGTGACCAAGGGATGA
- a CDS encoding TIGR04190 family B12-binding domain/radical SAM domain protein, with protein sequence MVYDLVLIHPPTVYDFRKEMLFTGPISDVVPSSPVFEMYPIGLTSIGDYLERFGLKVKIINIANRMLLNSDFDVEKKLRGIKAKAFGIDLHWLPHAHGSIEIAKILKLLHPDVPVLFGGLSSTYFHKELLEYPCVDFVVRGDTTEKLILMLLNALAAGTKDFSNIPNLSWRRGETPFHNPHTYVPNDLDEFDFPGYRYIIRSVFKYFNLLDPLPYKGWFQYPNTALLTSKGCTYNCLICGGSRDAYLQNCSRKRIAMRSPHKMLEDIAFIQRFSRAPIFLLNDIRQGGKEYVNEFFDGLAKMELKNELVFELFQYVDEEFFERLHKAVPKYSIEITLESSDEEIRRFNGKFNCSNLKVIETLQYALKHGCAKIDLFFMTGIPKQSYKSAIDNVDFCETLHNECGNDPRLSYFIAPLAPFLDPGSPAFENPDVFGYKKFCHTLEDFRQAMLSPSWKYMLSYETDSMTRDEIVRATYDSALLLNRFKLKYGLIGQAAYDEIEYKITKSIEFMERIDRLLELSPEDRKAGLSIIRREVDEVNRHSICGKNELKWEVKKRYAHFFSLGWIGLELLGSEIAKDIKCRLGKIDRESVTL encoded by the coding sequence ATGGTTTATGATTTGGTCCTGATCCATCCGCCGACGGTGTATGATTTCCGGAAGGAGATGCTGTTTACCGGTCCGATCAGTGATGTGGTGCCGTCGTCGCCGGTTTTTGAGATGTATCCGATTGGGCTGACGAGCATTGGTGATTACCTGGAACGGTTTGGGCTGAAGGTGAAAATCATCAATATTGCCAACCGGATGCTGCTGAACTCGGATTTCGATGTCGAAAAGAAATTGCGCGGCATCAAGGCGAAGGCGTTCGGAATTGATCTCCACTGGTTGCCGCATGCCCATGGCAGCATTGAAATTGCCAAGATTTTAAAGCTTCTGCATCCTGATGTGCCCGTCCTGTTCGGTGGGTTGTCGTCCACTTATTTTCACAAAGAGCTTCTCGAGTATCCGTGCGTTGATTTCGTGGTCAGGGGCGATACGACTGAAAAGCTAATCCTCATGCTCCTGAATGCGCTCGCTGCCGGCACCAAGGATTTTTCCAACATTCCGAACCTCAGCTGGAGACGGGGCGAAACACCCTTCCACAACCCGCACACCTATGTTCCCAATGACCTCGATGAATTCGACTTTCCTGGCTACCGCTACATTATCCGCTCCGTATTCAAGTATTTCAATCTGCTCGACCCGCTGCCGTATAAAGGCTGGTTCCAGTACCCGAACACCGCACTGCTCACCTCGAAAGGCTGCACGTATAATTGCCTCATTTGCGGCGGTTCAAGGGACGCTTATTTGCAAAATTGCAGCCGGAAGAGGATTGCGATGCGCTCGCCGCATAAGATGCTCGAAGATATTGCCTTCATCCAACGCTTCAGCCGTGCGCCGATTTTCCTTTTGAACGACATTCGCCAGGGCGGAAAAGAGTATGTAAATGAGTTTTTCGATGGCCTGGCAAAAATGGAGTTAAAGAACGAATTGGTTTTCGAGCTGTTCCAGTACGTGGATGAGGAGTTTTTCGAGCGGCTCCACAAGGCAGTTCCTAAATATAGTATTGAGATTACTTTGGAATCGTCGGATGAAGAGATTCGCCGCTTTAATGGAAAGTTCAATTGTTCTAATCTGAAAGTAATCGAGACTTTGCAGTACGCGCTGAAGCATGGCTGCGCGAAAATTGATCTGTTCTTCATGACCGGTATTCCGAAGCAAAGCTATAAGAGCGCGATTGATAATGTTGATTTCTGCGAAACGCTCCACAACGAATGTGGCAATGATCCGCGGCTTTCGTATTTTATCGCTCCGCTCGCGCCATTTTTGGATCCAGGAAGCCCGGCATTTGAGAATCCGGACGTGTTTGGTTACAAGAAGTTTTGCCATACGCTTGAGGACTTCCGCCAGGCGATGCTTTCTCCTTCGTGGAAATACATGCTCAGCTATGAAACCGATTCGATGACCCGCGATGAAATCGTCCGCGCGACGTATGATTCAGCTTTGCTGCTCAACCGCTTCAAGTTGAAATACGGGCTGATTGGCCAGGCCGCCTACGACGAAATAGAATACAAGATTACAAAATCCATTGAGTTTATGGAACGGATTGACCGGCTGCTGGAACTTTCACCAGAAGACCGGAAAGCGGGCCTTTCCATCATCAGGCGCGAAGTCGACGAAGTGAACCGCCACAGCATCTGCGGCAAAAACGAACTGAAATGGGAAGTTAAAAAACGCTACGCCCATTTTTTCTCGCTCGGCTGGATCGGCCTCGAATTGCTAGGTTCCGAGATTGCAAAAGATATCAAATGCCGACTTGGAAAGATTGATAGGGAGAGTGTTACTTTGTAG
- a CDS encoding DegV family protein encodes MKTAVVTDSTAYIPRELREKLNIHMIPLNVIFGEEAYQEEVEITASEFYEEVKTKDLPTTSQPPIGQYVELYEKLAKDFDEIVSIHLSSGISGTFQGAVTAGTMVEGVKLFPFDSEISCMVQGFYVLEAAEMALNGEGGEAINRRLEEMKQSVRAYFMVDDLAHLQRGGRLSSAQALIGGLLQVKPLLHFVDKKIVPFEKIRTRKRAMNRIVELLSEAASTGGDYRAVIIHANREAEAIEWKQELEAELPNVEFMISYFGPVIGTHLGEGAMGLGWYKK; translated from the coding sequence ATGAAAACGGCCGTTGTAACGGATAGTACCGCTTATATACCCCGCGAGCTGCGGGAAAAATTGAATATACATATGATTCCCCTAAATGTGATATTTGGCGAAGAGGCGTACCAGGAAGAAGTGGAAATCACCGCCAGTGAGTTTTATGAAGAAGTAAAAACAAAGGATCTGCCAACAACCTCACAGCCGCCGATCGGACAGTACGTGGAGCTGTATGAGAAACTGGCAAAGGATTTTGACGAGATAGTCAGCATCCACTTATCGAGCGGCATCAGCGGCACATTCCAGGGTGCCGTAACAGCAGGGACGATGGTTGAGGGTGTGAAACTGTTTCCGTTCGATTCGGAAATCAGCTGCATGGTCCAGGGCTTTTACGTCCTAGAAGCCGCTGAAATGGCCTTGAATGGAGAAGGTGGGGAGGCAATTAACCGACGGCTGGAGGAAATGAAGCAGTCCGTCCGGGCTTACTTCATGGTCGATGACCTCGCCCATCTTCAACGAGGCGGCCGCCTGTCAAGCGCGCAGGCGTTGATTGGCGGACTGCTCCAGGTTAAGCCACTCCTGCACTTCGTGGACAAGAAAATAGTTCCTTTTGAAAAAATCCGCACCCGTAAGCGCGCGATGAACCGGATCGTCGAACTGCTAAGTGAAGCCGCCTCAACTGGCGGTGACTACCGGGCGGTCATCATCCATGCCAATCGCGAAGCAGAGGCGATTGAATGGAAACAGGAGCTCGAAGCAGAACTTCCAAACGTTGAGTTCATGATCAGCTACTTCGGCCCCGTCATCGGCACCCACCTCGGTGAAGGCGCGATGGGGTTGGGATGGTATAAGAAGTAA